One Streptomyces fagopyri DNA window includes the following coding sequences:
- a CDS encoding FUSC family protein produces MLKRVFMAPDPGRLRLRNASRAVLGIGLAVTLCGLAGRGLVGAVAGGLAALLALFTVTDATVRGQAVTTALLPVVGFPVLAVAAVLHGHPVARDLVFLAVVGAGVYARRWGPRGHSLGVFAFMTFFMTQFLHAVPRQLAGLYVAVLLSLLASSLVRFGLWCFERRLPPGTTPPAPHGRGWARPTTRQAFQATVGAAFALVVGQWLSGDRWYWAVGATWWIFVNTASRGETLVRGFRRVLGTVLGMVLGLVVALPLHGAPVPSTVLVAVCVFGIFYAAAVSYTWMMLAVTLMAESLYGLLGVLDPGLIVLRLAETGVGALGAALAVALVLPLTTHTVTDRWVERALHAVHGCTAAAAARLAGDESADPAPHAGELEALLGRVRMALAPLVHPLNPMRGRKARARQVLALLDDCAREAHGLAAVAGDPDASHDARLTAACRRVEAAVESLVGAVPGRAPGVDPGVPGLHPGAEQALAHLHGLERALVELAAPLRGSRLARA; encoded by the coding sequence GTGCTCAAGAGGGTGTTCATGGCGCCGGATCCGGGGCGGCTGCGGCTGCGCAACGCCTCCCGGGCCGTCCTCGGCATCGGCCTGGCGGTGACCCTGTGCGGCCTGGCGGGCCGGGGGCTCGTGGGAGCCGTGGCCGGCGGACTCGCCGCGCTGCTGGCCCTCTTCACGGTGACCGACGCGACCGTGCGGGGGCAGGCCGTCACGACGGCCCTGCTCCCCGTCGTGGGCTTCCCCGTCCTCGCCGTCGCCGCCGTGCTGCACGGCCATCCGGTGGCGAGGGACCTGGTCTTCCTCGCGGTCGTCGGCGCCGGCGTGTACGCGCGGCGCTGGGGGCCGCGCGGCCACTCCCTGGGTGTGTTCGCGTTCATGACCTTCTTCATGACGCAGTTCCTGCATGCCGTTCCCCGGCAGCTGGCCGGGCTGTACGTCGCGGTGCTGCTCTCCCTGCTGGCTTCCTCGCTGGTGCGCTTCGGCCTGTGGTGCTTCGAGAGGCGGCTGCCGCCCGGCACCACGCCCCCCGCTCCGCACGGGAGGGGGTGGGCGAGGCCGACCACCCGTCAGGCGTTCCAGGCGACCGTGGGCGCCGCCTTCGCGCTGGTGGTGGGCCAGTGGCTGTCCGGGGACCGCTGGTACTGGGCCGTGGGCGCCACCTGGTGGATCTTCGTGAACACCGCCTCGCGCGGCGAGACGCTGGTGCGCGGCTTCCGCCGGGTCCTCGGCACGGTGCTGGGCATGGTCCTGGGCCTCGTCGTCGCGTTGCCCCTGCACGGCGCGCCGGTCCCCAGCACCGTTCTCGTCGCGGTGTGCGTCTTCGGGATCTTCTACGCGGCCGCCGTCTCGTACACCTGGATGATGCTCGCGGTGACGCTGATGGCCGAATCGCTCTACGGTCTGCTCGGTGTGCTGGACCCGGGTCTGATCGTGCTGCGCCTCGCGGAGACCGGGGTCGGCGCGCTCGGCGCCGCGCTCGCGGTCGCGCTGGTCCTTCCTCTCACCACGCACACGGTCACCGACCGCTGGGTCGAGCGGGCCCTGCACGCGGTGCACGGCTGCACCGCGGCGGCGGCCGCGCGACTCGCGGGCGACGAGTCCGCGGACCCCGCACCCCATGCGGGGGAGCTCGAAGCACTTCTGGGGCGCGTACGGATGGCTCTCGCGCCCCTGGTGCATCCCCTGAACCCGATGCGCGGGCGCAAGGCGCGGGCCCGTCAGGTGCTCGCGCTGCTCGACGACTGCGCCCGTGAGGCGCACGGTCTCGCGGCCGTCGCCGGGGACCCGGACGCGTCCCACGACGCCCGTCTGACGGCTGCCTGCCGACGCGTGGAGGCGGCGGTGGAGTCCCTGGTCGGAGCGGTGCCGGGGCGCGCCCCGGGTGTCGACCCGGGTGTGCCGGGCCTGCACCCGGGCGCCGAGCAGGCGCTCGCCCACCTGCACGGCCTGGAACGGGCGCTGGTCGAGCTGGCCGCGCCGCTGCGCGGCTCCCGGCTCGCGCGTGCCTGA
- a CDS encoding nitric oxide synthase oxygenase, which produces MLGAAAEFLTLRHTEQRLGDPSRRIAAARAEIAETGTYRHTTEELVFGARVAWRNANRCIGRLYWHSLRVRDRREVRTARDVADASADHLREATRDGRIRALITVFAPDGPGLPGPRIWNEQLIRYAGYARPDGSVTGDPRNAGLTALARRLGWPGGPGTPFDVLPLVVQGAGEGPRWFTLPDDAVREVRLEHPEHTWWRSLGLRWHAVPALANMCLEIGGICYPAAPFNGWYMGTEIGARNLADADRYDLLPFLAERLGLDTRTDRSLWKDRTLVELNRSVLYSFDRAGVTVTDHHTESRHFLTHLGREERKGRRVGADWSWIVPPISGSATPVFHRTYETLEQRPAYVHHPEAHDRASGGGGEVLV; this is translated from the coding sequence CTGCTCGGCGCCGCCGCCGAGTTCCTCACCCTCCGGCACACCGAGCAACGCCTCGGCGACCCGTCCCGGCGTATCGCCGCCGCACGGGCGGAGATCGCGGAGACCGGCACGTACCGCCACACCACCGAGGAACTGGTCTTCGGCGCCCGCGTCGCCTGGCGCAACGCCAACCGGTGCATCGGGCGCCTGTACTGGCACTCCCTGCGCGTTCGCGACCGCAGGGAGGTGCGGACGGCGCGGGACGTCGCCGACGCCTCCGCGGACCATCTGCGGGAGGCCACCCGCGACGGCCGTATCCGGGCGCTCATCACGGTCTTCGCGCCGGACGGGCCGGGGCTCCCCGGCCCGCGGATCTGGAACGAACAGCTCATCCGCTACGCCGGCTACGCGCGCCCCGACGGGAGCGTGACCGGCGACCCGCGCAACGCCGGCCTCACCGCGCTCGCCCGGCGGCTCGGCTGGCCCGGCGGCCCGGGCACCCCCTTCGACGTCCTGCCCCTGGTGGTCCAGGGCGCCGGTGAGGGGCCCCGCTGGTTCACACTGCCGGACGACGCGGTGCGCGAAGTACGGCTGGAACACCCCGAACACACCTGGTGGCGCTCGCTGGGGCTGCGCTGGCACGCCGTGCCCGCGCTGGCCAACATGTGTCTGGAGATCGGCGGCATCTGCTACCCGGCGGCCCCCTTCAACGGCTGGTACATGGGCACCGAGATAGGCGCGCGCAACCTCGCCGACGCCGACCGCTACGACCTCCTCCCGTTCCTCGCCGAGCGCCTCGGCCTCGACACCCGCACCGACCGCTCCCTGTGGAAGGACCGGACGCTGGTCGAACTCAACCGCTCGGTCCTGTACTCGTTCGACCGCGCGGGCGTCACCGTCACCGACCACCACACCGAGTCCCGGCACTTCCTCACCCACCTCGGCCGTGAGGAGCGCAAGGGCCGTCGCGTCGGCGCCGACTGGTCGTGGATCGTGCCGCCCATCTCGGGCAGCGCCACACCCGTCTTCCACCGCACCTACGAGACGCTGGAGCAGCGACCCGCGTACGTGCACCACCCCGAGGCGCACGATCGGGCGAGCGGCGGCGGAGGGGAGGTCCTGGTCTAG
- a CDS encoding lactonase family protein: MADGGRREQRAFIGSFTAAGGPGVLTAAVDRDSGALTLLSTVDGVPDPSYLALSPVHDMLYAVSETADGAVAAYRVGGDKPEPAGPLVPVGGSGPTHLSVFAGHVLTANYGSGSVTAVPVRADGTLAGAPASVLQHTGSGPHTRRQKDPHAHQVQSDPSGRWAVSVDLGTDSVRVCTLEGGRLALHREFALRPGSGPRHLAFHPRGEHAYVLNELAPTVTVCRWNALEGSLRPVGETPVLTGVPDGDAYPSGIVVSPDGRFVWTATRGQDAVSVLMPDATGEGLRLVATVPCGGVWPRALALDPSGRFLYVANERSGDVTWFAVDPDTGVPRRAGSVPVPAASCVVFG; this comes from the coding sequence GTGGCAGACGGCGGCAGGCGGGAACAGCGGGCGTTCATCGGCTCGTTCACGGCGGCGGGGGGTCCGGGAGTCCTCACCGCGGCCGTGGACCGCGACAGCGGCGCGCTGACCCTCCTGAGCACGGTGGACGGGGTGCCCGACCCTTCGTACCTCGCGCTGTCGCCCGTCCACGACATGCTCTACGCGGTCAGCGAGACGGCCGACGGCGCGGTGGCCGCGTACCGCGTCGGCGGCGACAAGCCGGAGCCGGCCGGACCCCTGGTGCCGGTCGGCGGGAGCGGTCCGACGCATCTCAGCGTCTTCGCCGGACACGTCCTCACCGCCAACTACGGCTCCGGCAGCGTCACCGCCGTGCCCGTCCGCGCCGACGGCACGCTGGCCGGCGCCCCCGCGAGCGTGCTCCAGCACACCGGTTCCGGACCGCACACCCGGCGGCAGAAGGACCCGCACGCCCACCAGGTGCAGTCCGACCCGAGCGGGCGCTGGGCGGTGAGCGTCGACCTCGGTACGGACTCCGTGCGGGTGTGCACGCTGGAGGGCGGCAGGCTCGCGCTGCACCGGGAGTTCGCGCTGCGCCCCGGCTCCGGACCCCGCCACCTCGCCTTCCACCCCCGGGGCGAACACGCGTACGTGCTCAATGAACTCGCGCCCACCGTCACCGTGTGCCGCTGGAACGCCCTGGAGGGCTCGCTGCGGCCCGTCGGCGAGACGCCGGTGCTCACGGGTGTCCCGGACGGCGACGCGTACCCCTCGGGCATCGTGGTGTCGCCCGACGGCCGTTTCGTGTGGACCGCCACGCGGGGTCAGGACGCCGTCTCCGTCCTGATGCCCGACGCGACGGGCGAGGGGCTGCGGCTGGTCGCCACGGTGCCCTGTGGGGGCGTCTGGCCGCGTGCGCTGGCCCTCGACCCGTCCGGCCGCTTCCTCTACGTCGCCAACGAGCGTTCGGGGGACGTGACCTGGTTCGCCGTCGACCCGGACACGGGGGTGCCGCGACGGGCCGGCTCGGTGCCGGTTCCTGCGGCGTCCTGCGTGGTCTTCGGCTGA
- a CDS encoding sirohydrochlorin chelatase, whose amino-acid sequence MSSPTGPASGLPVRMPRPRQPGRHRRPEPLAAPEGAPALVLAVPGTSSAATRSLAEEVVSIARSELPGLDARIGYLDGDDADFPTLQSVLARAAEERTARFEQARAAGADVSQPDGPVAIVVPLLAGPDNALLRRIRQAVMDSRVAADLTDALGPHPLLAEALHVRLSEAGLARADRARLFTVATAADGIILASVGGEEAVQAAGITGMLLAARLAVPVMAAALDEEGAIAATAEQLRGSGSQQLALAPYLIGPEIDAGLLDEAAKEAGCSAAEALGPYPAIGKLALAKYTAALGIAPQQPQGAPVR is encoded by the coding sequence ATGAGCTCCCCCACTGGGCCCGCGTCCGGCCTGCCAGTACGAATGCCGCGACCCCGCCAGCCCGGACGGCACCGCCGCCCGGAGCCCCTGGCGGCTCCCGAGGGCGCGCCCGCGCTCGTCCTCGCGGTGCCGGGCACCTCCAGCGCCGCCACGCGCAGCCTCGCCGAGGAGGTCGTGAGCATCGCGCGCTCCGAGCTGCCCGGCCTCGACGCCCGCATCGGGTACCTCGACGGGGACGACGCCGACTTCCCCACGCTGCAGTCCGTCCTCGCGCGCGCCGCCGAGGAGCGCACCGCCCGCTTCGAGCAGGCCCGTGCCGCCGGCGCCGACGTGTCCCAGCCCGACGGGCCCGTCGCCATCGTGGTGCCGCTGCTCGCCGGTCCGGACAACGCGCTGCTGCGCCGGATCCGCCAGGCCGTCATGGACAGCCGTGTCGCGGCCGATCTGACCGATGCCCTCGGTCCCCACCCGCTGCTCGCCGAGGCGCTGCACGTACGGCTGTCCGAGGCGGGTCTGGCGCGCGCCGACCGCGCCCGGCTGTTCACCGTGGCCACCGCCGCCGACGGCATCATCCTCGCCTCCGTGGGCGGCGAGGAGGCCGTGCAGGCGGCCGGCATCACCGGCATGCTGCTCGCCGCGCGCCTCGCCGTGCCGGTGATGGCGGCGGCCCTCGACGAGGAGGGCGCGATCGCGGCCACCGCCGAGCAGCTGCGCGGCTCCGGCTCCCAGCAACTGGCGCTCGCGCCGTACCTGATCGGCCCGGAGATCGACGCCGGTCTGCTGGACGAGGCCGCCAAGGAGGCGGGCTGCTCCGCCGCCGAGGCGCTCGGCCCGTACCCGGCGATCGGCAAGCTCGCGCTGGCCAAGTACACGGCGGCGCTGGGCATCGCCCCTCAGCAGCCGCAGGGCGCGCCGGTCCGCTGA
- a CDS encoding uracil-DNA glycosylase, with the protein MAPRPLHEIVEAGWAKALEPVAGRIAGMGDFLRAEIAAGRTYLPAGQNVLRAFQQPFDEVRVLVVGQDPYPTPGHAVGLSFSVAPEVRPLPGSLINIFRELNTDLGLPQPSNGDLTPWTRQGVLLLNRALTTAPRSPAAHRGKGWEEVTEQAIRALAARGRPLVSILWGRDARNVRPLLGDLPAVESAHPSPMSADRGFFGSRPFSRANELLSGQGAQPVDWRLP; encoded by the coding sequence GTGGCACCACGACCCTTGCATGAAATCGTCGAAGCGGGCTGGGCGAAAGCCCTGGAACCCGTGGCCGGGCGGATCGCCGGGATGGGGGACTTCCTCCGTGCGGAGATCGCCGCGGGGCGCACCTATCTCCCGGCCGGACAGAACGTCCTACGGGCCTTCCAGCAGCCCTTCGACGAGGTCCGCGTCCTCGTCGTCGGGCAGGACCCCTATCCGACCCCGGGGCACGCCGTGGGACTGTCGTTCTCGGTGGCGCCGGAGGTGCGTCCGCTGCCGGGAAGTCTGATCAACATCTTCCGGGAGCTGAACACGGATCTGGGGCTGCCCCAGCCGTCCAACGGCGATCTGACGCCCTGGACCCGACAGGGCGTGCTGCTGCTCAACAGGGCGCTGACCACGGCCCCGCGCAGCCCGGCCGCCCATCGGGGCAAGGGCTGGGAGGAGGTCACCGAGCAGGCGATCCGGGCGCTGGCCGCGCGCGGACGTCCACTGGTGTCCATCCTTTGGGGCCGTGACGCCCGTAACGTGCGCCCGCTGCTGGGCGACCTGCCCGCCGTGGAGTCCGCGCATCCCTCGCCCATGTCCGCGGACCGCGGCTTCTTCGGCTCCCGCCCCTTCAGCCGCGCCAACGAGTTGCTGAGCGGCCAAGGAGCGCAGCCGGTGGACTGGCGCCTGCCCTGA
- a CDS encoding Rv1733c family protein, with the protein MAAFRGPKVPNAWLWRWRRNPLRRRSDALEAWIVLVAGALTVLGGVLVGLLATQSVEHGLARQRTEWHSVLALLADDVPKPTASATGADIVWAEVRWTAADGSPRAGQARVSVGSRAGTPVTVWTDDDGRLVTRPASPSQARLRASLVGILMGVSAAGVPFIGGRLLRGHMERRRMDRWDEEWQRIGPLWGRKTG; encoded by the coding sequence ATGGCGGCATTCCGTGGTCCGAAGGTTCCGAACGCGTGGCTGTGGAGATGGCGGCGCAATCCGCTGCGGCGTCGCAGTGACGCCCTGGAGGCCTGGATCGTGCTCGTCGCCGGAGCGCTCACCGTGCTCGGCGGGGTGCTGGTCGGCCTGCTGGCGACGCAGTCCGTGGAGCACGGGCTGGCCCGGCAGCGCACCGAGTGGCACTCGGTCCTGGCGCTGCTCGCCGACGACGTGCCGAAGCCGACCGCGTCGGCGACCGGCGCCGACATCGTGTGGGCGGAGGTCCGTTGGACCGCGGCGGACGGTTCGCCGCGTGCCGGCCAGGCGCGGGTCTCCGTCGGCAGTCGCGCGGGCACCCCGGTCACCGTGTGGACGGACGACGACGGACGGCTCGTCACCAGACCCGCCTCGCCCTCGCAGGCCCGGCTGCGCGCCTCGCTGGTCGGCATCCTGATGGGAGTGAGCGCCGCCGGCGTGCCGTTCATCGGCGGACGGCTCCTGCGCGGACACATGGAGCGGCGCCGCATGGACCGGTGGGACGAGGAGTGGCAGCGGATCGGGCCGCTGTGGGGACGGAAGACCGGCTGA
- a CDS encoding HEAT repeat domain-containing protein, which translates to MFTGIDEVAWASDLVAVVVALLRARSRRPRPADLPERPGTDTLIGQLRRLRPADEEGARLLRTLHTGLGGRTADRIALLKGQLTSEASADRCNAVWMSAGLFREWRGSYEEPVALIGEQLGMGEERLRDAAVPVLEDLFGLARPAADRLADLVAAGPEHSIRRWKSGVPTLGGPLRALARAGDRRAVPALAEVLRGPVVPYDTGYAIRHLGPAAQPLGPLLRARLGEIPVDSPDVYDRASPLLFALGGLRHADALPEVLRLLHGMPAELRRRDWLVEAITRTIGAFGPAAREATPLLRELLDGGNAVTAAAALWSVEGDTEAVLPVLREELTRGEHARASAEALGRLGPSAGAASSDLRRLAGSDDVWQRVAAAGALWDIAGDPAPVLAALRPAWERDAHTRGTLAACLGRMGPAGAPAHDLLRAEVAAPRRHRARSGGYGSHDIVEDEGLLRACRTALGSV; encoded by the coding sequence GTGTTCACGGGGATCGACGAGGTCGCCTGGGCCTCCGATCTCGTCGCGGTCGTCGTCGCGCTCCTGAGGGCGAGATCCCGGCGGCCGCGTCCCGCGGACCTGCCCGAGCGCCCCGGCACCGACACACTCATCGGTCAGCTGCGCCGCCTGCGCCCGGCCGACGAGGAGGGCGCGCGGCTCCTGCGGACGCTGCACACCGGGCTCGGCGGGCGCACGGCCGACCGGATCGCCCTGCTCAAGGGGCAGTTGACGAGTGAGGCGTCCGCCGACCGGTGCAACGCCGTGTGGATGTCGGCCGGGCTCTTCCGCGAATGGCGCGGTTCGTACGAGGAGCCGGTGGCCCTGATCGGCGAGCAACTCGGCATGGGAGAGGAGCGGTTGCGGGACGCCGCCGTCCCGGTCCTGGAGGATCTCTTCGGACTGGCCCGACCGGCTGCCGACCGCCTCGCCGACCTGGTGGCCGCCGGTCCCGAGCACTCGATACGCCGGTGGAAGAGCGGGGTGCCGACGCTGGGCGGCCCGCTGAGGGCGCTGGCCAGGGCCGGGGACCGGCGAGCGGTGCCCGCGCTCGCCGAGGTGCTGCGCGGACCGGTCGTGCCGTACGACACCGGTTACGCGATCCGGCATCTGGGACCGGCGGCGCAACCGCTCGGCCCACTGCTGCGCGCACGGCTCGGCGAGATACCCGTCGACTCTCCCGACGTGTACGACCGGGCCTCGCCGCTGCTGTTCGCACTCGGCGGGCTGCGGCACGCGGACGCGCTCCCGGAGGTGCTGCGGCTGTTGCACGGCATGCCGGCCGAACTACGCCGCCGGGACTGGCTGGTGGAGGCGATCACGCGGACCATCGGCGCGTTCGGGCCGGCGGCGCGGGAGGCGACACCCCTGCTGCGCGAGCTGCTGGACGGCGGGAACGCGGTGACGGCGGCGGCCGCCCTCTGGTCGGTGGAGGGCGACACCGAAGCCGTACTCCCCGTGCTGCGAGAGGAGTTGACGCGTGGGGAACATGCCCGCGCGAGTGCCGAGGCGCTGGGCCGGCTGGGTCCCTCGGCGGGCGCCGCGTCGTCCGACCTGCGCCGCCTGGCCGGGTCGGACGATGTGTGGCAGCGGGTGGCGGCCGCGGGGGCGCTGTGGGACATCGCCGGGGATCCGGCTCCGGTCCTCGCGGCACTGCGTCCCGCCTGGGAACGCGACGCGCACACCCGCGGGACGCTGGCCGCGTGTCTGGGCCGAATGGGTCCGGCCGGCGCACCCGCCCACGATCTGCTCCGTGCGGAAGTCGCCGCACCGCGACGGCACCGGGCGCGGTCCGGCGGGTACGGCAGCCATGACATCGTCGAGGACGAAGGACTGCTGCGCGCCTGCCGGACCGCCCTGGGGAGCGTCTAG
- a CDS encoding ArsR/SmtB family transcription factor, with the protein MATEVGGFDDPSAEVLAEAASAFGLLASSARLHIVWALAQGESDVTGLAERVGGALPAVSQHLTKLKLAGLVRSRREGRRQVYFVDDPDVVTVVRLMVGQLTDRADRSDGSGLPAQGAGPRLRGFGA; encoded by the coding sequence GTGGCGACAGAGGTCGGCGGCTTCGACGATCCGTCCGCCGAGGTGCTGGCGGAGGCGGCCTCGGCCTTCGGGCTGCTCGCGTCGTCGGCACGGCTGCACATCGTGTGGGCGCTGGCGCAGGGCGAGAGCGACGTGACCGGCCTCGCCGAACGGGTCGGCGGGGCGCTGCCCGCGGTGAGCCAGCACCTCACCAAGCTGAAGCTCGCCGGCCTCGTGCGGTCCCGGCGCGAGGGCAGGCGACAGGTCTACTTCGTCGACGACCCGGACGTGGTGACCGTCGTACGTCTCATGGTCGGACAGCTGACGGACCGGGCCGACCGGTCCGACGGGTCCGGGCTGCCCGCCCAGGGGGCGGGGCCGCGGCTGCGTGGCTTCGGTGCCTGA
- a CDS encoding HAD-IC family P-type ATPase, translating to MPSASSTPRTPSSPFPQSPQSPQSPQSPQSPQSPQSPQSPQSPQDRQVPLDSQNPQDPQPPDSLTSLQVLRRLDSGPRGLTEAEAAARLLRFGAHTVPVRDTESWPRLAARSLRDPFTAVLLCLGLVSATVAAWGTACVILALVAVSCVLRAAGENRADRSLAGLRRLVADTATVVRRADPDGPPTARDIPVGELVPGDVVRLGAGDLVPADVRLLRANGLSVRQSALTGESAAVTKNAADVPSSACAGDRTGDHEGDRTGDRAGAFARGHLCFQGSSVVTGSGTAVVLATGTRTRFAAAHAAAAHAAEAGSAAARGGARLRRVLRGRARREEAGRSGPRGRGASAVERSVASVSLVLIRFMLLTPPLVLMANAALRGRGLETLPFAVAVAVGLTPEMLPVIVSTSLARGASLLARTRGVIVKRLPALHDLGAIDVLCLDKTGTLTQDRPVVERAVNAFGTDDPEVLRLAAVNAWWTLQLAELPAPDALDGALLEAAAAETAPGKGGAETYDGVAEAYDGVAALPFDPVRRLATAVVRRPRRLGVHTLVVKGAVEEVLRRCDLAEDEREGLLGLAARQADDGLRLLAVATAERLARRRDWTPADERGLTFRGFVTFRDALAPTAAEALRRLIGRGISVRVLTGDHPGTARRACRDLGLEPGEVRTAYELDGLAGAELAAVVRRTTVFARCAPEDKARIIAALRADGRTVGFLGDGVNDLPALRIADVGIAPWDAVDVARQSADVVLADKDLAAIDHAVTAGRHSGVTVATYLRVTLSSNLGNVVAMLAAGLSLPFLPMLPAQVLAQNLCFDAAQLAFAYDRPHPDALRRPASLRPRRFLRFITGFGLLNAVADLATFAVLALALHGPDAIDESSAFHSGWFSENLTTQALVMLVLRTGLARTPGIAGPGVTSPSTGRRRPGMVGAAAGALALAGLLVPLTPLGGLLGMIPLPPLCYALLATVLALYAAALTVARRIYERRS from the coding sequence GTGCCGAGCGCGTCCAGTACCCCCCGTACACCGAGTTCACCCTTCCCGCAGAGCCCGCAGAGCCCGCAGAGCCCGCAGAGCCCGCAGAGCCCGCAGAGCCCGCAGAGCCCGCAGAGCCCGCAGAGCCCGCAAGACCGGCAAGTCCCGCTGGACTCCCAGAACCCTCAAGACCCGCAGCCCCCGGACAGCCTGACCTCGCTCCAGGTTCTGCGGCGCCTGGACAGTGGTCCGCGCGGCCTGACCGAGGCGGAGGCCGCCGCGCGTCTGCTCCGTTTCGGCGCGCACACCGTGCCGGTCCGGGACACGGAGTCCTGGCCGCGCCTCGCCGCGCGCAGTCTGCGCGACCCCTTCACGGCGGTGCTGCTCTGCCTCGGCCTGGTGTCCGCCACGGTGGCCGCCTGGGGTACGGCCTGCGTCATCCTCGCGCTCGTCGCGGTGAGTTGCGTACTGCGCGCGGCCGGTGAGAACCGGGCCGACCGGTCCCTGGCCGGGCTGCGCCGACTGGTGGCCGACACCGCGACCGTGGTCCGGCGCGCCGACCCCGACGGCCCGCCGACGGCCCGGGACATCCCGGTCGGTGAACTGGTCCCCGGTGACGTCGTACGGCTGGGAGCGGGCGACCTGGTCCCGGCCGACGTTCGACTGCTGCGCGCGAACGGCCTGAGCGTGCGTCAGTCGGCGCTGACCGGTGAGTCGGCGGCCGTCACCAAGAACGCCGCCGACGTGCCGAGTTCCGCGTGCGCGGGGGACCGCACCGGCGATCACGAGGGAGACCGGACGGGAGACCGCGCGGGGGCCTTCGCGCGGGGGCACCTCTGTTTCCAGGGCAGCAGCGTGGTGACGGGCAGCGGGACGGCGGTCGTGCTGGCGACCGGGACCCGGACGAGGTTCGCGGCCGCCCACGCCGCGGCCGCCCACGCCGCGGAGGCCGGCTCCGCGGCGGCCCGCGGTGGCGCGCGGCTCCGCCGCGTCCTCCGGGGGCGGGCGCGGCGTGAGGAGGCGGGACGGAGCGGGCCGCGGGGCCGTGGGGCCAGTGCCGTCGAGCGGTCCGTGGCGAGCGTCTCCCTCGTCCTCATCCGGTTCATGCTGCTCACGCCGCCGCTGGTGCTGATGGCGAACGCCGCGCTGCGCGGACGCGGCCTGGAGACCCTGCCGTTCGCCGTCGCGGTGGCCGTCGGGCTGACACCCGAGATGCTGCCGGTCATCGTCAGCACGAGCCTCGCGCGGGGCGCGTCGCTGCTGGCCCGTACCCGCGGCGTGATCGTGAAGCGGCTGCCCGCTCTGCACGACCTCGGTGCGATCGACGTGCTGTGCCTGGACAAGACCGGCACCCTCACCCAGGACCGGCCGGTCGTCGAGCGGGCCGTAAACGCGTTCGGAACCGACGACCCCGAGGTGCTGCGCCTCGCCGCCGTCAACGCCTGGTGGACCCTCCAGCTCGCCGAACTGCCCGCGCCGGACGCCCTGGACGGCGCGCTGCTGGAGGCCGCCGCCGCGGAGACGGCACCTGGGAAAGGCGGAGCCGAGACGTACGACGGAGTGGCGGAGGCGTACGACGGAGTGGCGGCGCTGCCCTTCGATCCGGTCCGCCGGCTTGCCACCGCCGTCGTACGCCGTCCACGCCGCCTCGGCGTGCACACGCTGGTGGTCAAGGGGGCCGTCGAGGAGGTACTGCGACGGTGCGACCTCGCGGAGGACGAGCGGGAAGGGCTGCTCGGGCTCGCCGCGCGTCAGGCGGACGACGGCCTGCGACTGCTCGCGGTCGCCACCGCCGAACGGCTCGCCCGCCGCCGCGACTGGACGCCCGCCGACGAACGCGGCCTCACCTTCCGTGGCTTCGTCACCTTCCGCGACGCGCTCGCGCCGACCGCCGCCGAAGCCCTGCGGAGGCTCATCGGCCGGGGCATCTCCGTACGGGTGCTCACCGGCGACCATCCGGGCACGGCGCGGCGCGCCTGCCGTGACCTGGGGCTGGAACCGGGCGAGGTACGCACGGCGTACGAACTCGACGGCCTGGCCGGCGCCGAACTGGCCGCCGTCGTCCGCCGTACGACCGTCTTCGCCCGCTGCGCCCCCGAGGACAAGGCCCGGATCATCGCCGCGCTGCGGGCCGACGGGCGCACGGTGGGCTTCCTCGGCGACGGCGTCAACGACCTGCCCGCGCTGCGGATCGCCGACGTCGGGATCGCTCCCTGGGACGCCGTCGACGTGGCGCGGCAGAGCGCGGACGTGGTCCTAGCCGACAAGGACCTCGCGGCGATCGACCACGCGGTGACCGCGGGACGGCACAGTGGCGTCACCGTCGCCACGTATCTGCGCGTCACGCTCTCCTCGAACCTCGGCAACGTCGTCGCGATGCTCGCCGCGGGGCTGTCGCTGCCCTTCCTACCGATGCTCCCGGCACAGGTACTGGCGCAGAACCTGTGCTTCGACGCGGCCCAACTGGCCTTCGCCTACGACCGGCCGCACCCCGACGCCCTGCGCCGCCCGGCCTCGCTGCGCCCACGCCGGTTCCTGCGCTTCATCACCGGCTTCGGCCTGCTGAACGCCGTCGCCGACCTGGCCACCTTCGCCGTCCTCGCGCTCGCCCTGCACGGGCCGGACGCCATTGACGAATCGTCGGCGTTCCATTCCGGCTGGTTCAGCGAGAACCTCACCACCCAGGCGTTGGTCATGCTGGTCCTGCGCACAGGTCTCGCCCGAACGCCCGGCATCGCCGGTCCAGGAGTCACCTCGCCCTCCACCGGGCGCCGGCGGCCGGGGATGGTCGGCGCCGCGGCGGGAGCCCTCGCCCTGGCCGGTCTGCTGGTCCCGCTCACCCCGCTCGGGGGACTCCTCGGCATGATCCCGCTCCCGCCCCTCTGCTACGCCCTGCTCGCCACGGTCCTGGCGCTCTACGCGGCCGCCCTGACGGTCGCCCGGCGGATCTACGAACGCCGGTCCTGA